AACGGCTGAGAGCCGTGGGGCGGCCATGACACCCGGCCGGGGTTGGGCCGAggtgggcggcggggcgcggggggaagTGGGGGCGGGCCCAGGCCCCTCCCacggcctcggggcggccccgggggacggcggcgcggcgccggccgccatGCGTGGGGCGCCCCGCCGCGagcccgggccccccccggccctggcccacCCGGCCTTGCAGCGGCGCAGCGGCAACACCATCACGgtgcggccccggcggggggtgGCCAACGGCCTCGACgggggaccccctgccccccccgctccccccaccgcccccccgggaccccccaagaAGCGCTACCCCACGGCCGAGGAGATCCAGGTCATCGGCGGCTACCTggccctgccccgctcctgcctgGCCAAGAACGACCCCCACCGCAAGAAGGTAGGGCCCCCCTGGCTCCCCCCGGCTGTCCCCAGGTCCATCCCACGTCGCCCCCGCGGCCCACGGTGTCCTCCCCAGCTCCTCTGTGACCCCTCGTGTCCCCACCAGGTCTCCTGAAGCCCCCCAGATCCATCCCACGTCACCCCGTGTTGCCCTGTGGTCTATgatgtcccctcgtgtccccaccAGGTCTTCTGAAGCCCCCCAGATCCATCCCACGTCACCCCGTGTTGCCCTGTGGTCTATGATGTCCCCTTGTGTCCCCACCAGGTCTCCTGAAGCCCCCCAGATCCATCCCACGTCACCCCGTGTTGCCCTGTGGTCTATgatgtcccctcgtgtccccaccAGGTCTCCTGAAGCCCCCCAGATCCATCCCACGTCACCCCGTGTTGCCCTGTGGTCTATgatgtcccctcgtgtccccaccAGGTCTTCTGAAGCCCCCCAGATCCATCCCACGTTACTCCGTGTCCCCTTGTGGTCCATGTCCACGCGTATCCCCACTAGGTCTCCTGAagccccccagatccctcccACATCGTCCCATGTCCTCCTGTGGTCCATGGTGTCTTCCCTAGGTCCCctatgtcccctcatgtccccacTAGGTCCCCTGAAGTCCCCCAGATCcaccctctctcttttcccctcctggatgtccccatccctgtcccatccTGGACCCTTCTGACCCTTGTTCTCACCTCCTGGACCCCCATCCTTGTCCTTGTCCCTTTCCACCATCTCTATCCCTGTACCTCATCCCTGTCCTCTCCTGGACCAccgtccctg
This window of the Struthio camelus isolate bStrCam1 chromosome 36, bStrCam1.hap1, whole genome shotgun sequence genome carries:
- the PPP1R18 gene encoding phostensin translates to MRGAPRREPGPPPALAHPALQRRSGNTITVRPRRGVANGLDGGPPAPPAPPTAPPGPPKKRYPTAEEIQVIGGYLALPRSCLAKNDPHRKKLKIWFSERELERTFCYPSEGAAMAAWGPPEEPPAPGPPPAPDDDDEDDEPPPGRGLPGGLRARTLLVDESCRR